A genomic stretch from Bordetella sp. N includes:
- the tagF gene encoding type VI secretion system-associated protein TagF: MMEIEQRLGWYGKIPAAGDFVNRNLPRELTAWWDKWLQHGLAALKQSQDEAAARAFAAAPLWNFAIPSGPGAGAVQFGCIAASRDRVGRLYPLCVSLYLPVGMYEPRMLDSAGEYFHQAGVGLLMAVRHGCAADQLERALQPARGAATAMTTVAVSGSASATNRGSDIMDILNAGQPAPAQAIAGKRALAWAELPSVFNPGSHTSYWWTNQADGAAMRSYVHGGALNATLFATLFSSYAGVRR; this comes from the coding sequence ATGATGGAAATCGAGCAGCGTCTGGGGTGGTACGGCAAGATTCCCGCCGCGGGTGATTTCGTCAATCGCAACCTGCCGCGCGAACTGACTGCCTGGTGGGACAAGTGGTTGCAGCATGGGCTGGCGGCGCTGAAGCAGTCGCAGGACGAGGCGGCGGCGCGCGCCTTCGCGGCGGCGCCCTTGTGGAATTTCGCCATTCCTTCGGGGCCGGGTGCCGGAGCGGTGCAGTTCGGCTGCATCGCGGCCAGCCGGGACAGAGTGGGGCGCTTGTATCCGCTGTGCGTGTCCTTGTACCTGCCTGTGGGGATGTATGAGCCGCGCATGCTGGACTCGGCGGGCGAATATTTTCATCAAGCGGGTGTGGGGTTGTTGATGGCCGTGCGGCATGGCTGCGCCGCCGATCAGCTGGAGCGGGCGCTGCAGCCTGCCCGCGGGGCGGCGACGGCCATGACGACGGTGGCCGTGAGCGGGAGTGCCAGCGCGACCAACCGCGGCAGCGACATCATGGACATCTTGAACGCCGGGCAGCCGGCGCCCGCGCAGGCGATTGCCGGCAAGCGGGCGTTGGCTTGGGCGGAACTGCCGTCCGTGTTCAATCCTGGTTCGCATACCAGCTATTGGTGGACCAATCAGGCCGACGGGGCGGCCATGCGCAGCTATGTGCATGGCGGCGCGTTGAATGCCACGTTGTTCGCCACTTTGTTTTCTTCGTACGCCGGCGTTCGCCGCTAG